In Brachybacterium saurashtrense, the genomic stretch CGCGCGCTCGACCTCCTCGTCGCCGATGCCGCCGACGCCGTGGAGTCCCTCGTCCTCGAGGGCCTCACGGCCGCCCAGCAGCGTTTCCACTCCCGAGAGACCCGATGACCGCACAGAGCGCAGCCCCTCGCCCCACCACCGCCACGGCGCCGCTGGCGCCGCTGCTGGACCAGCTCGCCGCCGGGCGCGACCTCACCGCGGCCCGTGCCCTGGTCGACGAGGGGGCGCAGAGCGGGGAGGGCGGCAGCATCGTCGCGGCGACGGGGCTGTTCCCCTTCCTCGTCGCGGACCTCGCCCGTCGCGCCACCCCCGAGCAGCCCCTCGTGGTGGTCACCGCCACCACCCGCGCCGCGGAGGATCTCCGTGCGGCGCTGTCCGCGCTCGTGGGCACCGCGCACGTGGCCGAGCTGCCCGCCTGGGAGACGCTCCCGCACGAGCGGCTCTCGCCCCGCGCGGACACCGTCGCCAAGCGCCTGTCCACCCTGCGCCGCATCGCGCATCCGGAGACCGAGGATCCGGTGCACGTGGTGCTGATGCCCGTGCGGTCCCTGCTGCAGCCGATCGCGACAGGCCTGGGCGACCTGCGCCCCGTGCGCGCCGCGGTGGGGGAGACCTACCCGCTCGAGGATCTCGAGCGCGACCTCGTCGATGCGGCCTACGTGCGCGTGGACATGGTGGAGAAGCGCGGCGAGTTCGCGGTGCGCGGCGGCATCCTCGACGTCTTCCCGCCCACGGAGCCGCACCCCGTGCGCGTGGACCTGTTCGGCGACGAGGTGGACGACGTCCGCTACTTCTCCGTCGCCGATCAGCGCTCCCTCGACCCCGCCCCGCGGGGCCTGGACGCCCCGCCGTGCCGCGAGATCCTGCTCACGCCCGAGGTGCGCGAGCGGGCCCGCGCCCGCGCCGAGGAGCTGCCCGGCGTGCGCGACCTGCTGCTGCGGATCGCCGATGGGATCGCCGCCGACGGCATGGAGTCCCTCAGCCCGGTGCTGGTGGACGGTATGGAGCAGGTGGCCGACGTGCTGCCCGCCGGCGCCCGCTTCCTGGTGCTGGACCCCGAGAAGGCCCGCGCCCGGGCCGACGAGCTGGTCGCCACCACGGACGAGTTCCTCGCCGCCGCGTGGTCCAGCGCCGCCGCCGGCGGCGGTCTCCCGATCGACGTCGGCGCCGCCAGCTTCGTGCCGCTGTCCGAGGCCAAGGGGCACGCCCGCGAGGGCGGCCGCGCCTGGTTCACCCTGGCCGCCTTCGGCCTGGACACCGACGTGGACCTCACCACCTCCTCCACCACCCACCCCGGCTACTCCGGCAAGCCCGGGGACGCCGCCAGGGACCTCGAGCGCCGCCGCACCGAGGGATGGTCCGTGCTCGCCACCATGGTGGGCCCCGGCGGCGCCCGCCACGTCGCCGAGACCCTCCGCGAGGAGGGCCTGCCCGCCGTGTACGGCCCCGACCTCGCGGAGCCGATCGGCCCCGGCGAGGCCGTGGTCACCGTCGGCCCCTTCGCCGAGGGCCTGATCGTCGAGGACCTGAGGCTGGTCCTCGCCGCGGAGCGCGACCTCACCGGCAAGTCCGGGGCCCGTCGCGGCGAGGAGCGGAAGATGCCCTCCCGCCGCCGCAACGTGGTGGACCCGCTGCAGCTGCGCCCGGGCGACCACGTCGTCCACTCCCACCACGGCGTGGGCCGCTTCGTGGAGATGACCAGCCGCGCCGTGGGCACCGGCGCCAAGCGCACCACCCGCGAGTACCTCGTCATCGAGTACGCCCCCTCGAAGAAGGGACAGCCGGGGGACCGCCTCTACGTGCCCAGCGATCAGCTGGACCAGGTCACCAAGTACGTCGGCGGCGAGGAGCCCAGCGTCAACCGCATGGGCGGCGCCGACTGGGCGAAGACCAAGTCCCGGGCCCGCAAGGCGATCCGGGAGATCGCCGACGAGCTGGTGCGCCTGTACTCGGCGCGGCAGTCCGCGCCGGGGCGCGCCTTCGGCCCGGACACCCCTTGGCAGCGGGAGCTCGAGGACGCCTTCGAGTTCGTCGAGACCCCGGACCAGCTCTCCACCATCGACGATGTCAAGGCGGACATGGAGAAGTCCGTCCCGATGGACCGTCTGATCCTCGGCGACGTGGGCTACGGCAAGACCGAGATCGCGGTGCGCGCCGCGTTCAAGGCCGTGCAGGACGGCACCCAGGTGGCCGTGCTCGCCCCCACCACGCTGCTCGCCCAGCAGCACCTCGACACCTTCTCCGAGCGCTTCACCGGCTTCCCGGTCACGGTGAAGGGGCTGTCCCGCTTCCAGAGCCCGGCGGAGTCCACCGCCACGATCAAGGGCCTCGCGGACGGCTCCGTGGACGTGGTGATCGGCACCCACCGCCTGCTCACCGGCAACGTGCGCTTCAAGGAGCTCGGGCTGCTGATCGTCGACGAGGAGCAGCGCTTCGGCGTCGAGCACAAGGAGACCCTCAAGGCCCTGCGCACGAACGTGGACGTGCTGTCGATGTCCGCCACCCCGATCCCGCGCACCCTCGAGATGGCGGTGACCGGCATCCGGGAGATGTCGATCCTCGCCACCCCGCCGGAGGAGCGCCACCCGGTGCTCACCTACGTCGGGGCCCAGGAGGACAAGCAGGTCACCGCCGCGATCCGGCGCGAGCTGCTGCGCGAGGGGCAGGTGTTCTACATCCACAACCGGGTGGAGGACATCGACCGGGTCGCCGCGCACCTGCGCGAGCTGGTGCCCGATGCGCGCGTGGCCGTCGCCCACGGCAAGATGAACGAGCACCAGCTCGAGCGGGTGATCGTGGACTTCTGGGAGCGGGACTTCGACGTGCTGGTGTGCACCACCATCGTCGAGACCGGCCTGGACATCGCCAACGCCAACACCCTGATCGTCGAGAACGCGGACAGGTTCGGCCTCTCCCAGCTGCACCAGCTGCGCGGCCGCGTGGGCCGCTCCAGCGAGCGCGCCTACGCCTACTTCCTCTACAACGCGTCCAAGCCGCTCACCGAGCTCGCGCACGACCGGCTCACCACCCTCGCCACCAACACGGACCTCGGCGCCGGCATGCAAGTGGCCATGAAGGACCTCGAGATCCGCGGCGCCGGCAACCTGCTGGGCGGGGAGCAGTCCGGGCACATCGCCGGGGTGGGCTTCGACCTCTACGTGCGGATGGTGGGGGAGGCCGTGGCGGCCTTCCGCGGCGAGTCCACCGCGCCGGAGAAGGAGATCCGGGTGGAGCTGCCGCTGGACGCCCACGTCCCGCACGACTACATCGGCTCCGAACGGCTGCGCCTGGAGGCGTACTCGAAGCTCTCCGCGGTGCGCGAGGCCTCCGAGATCGCGCAGATCCGGGCCGAGCTCGCGGACCGCTACGGCGCCCCGCCGGCGCCGGTGGAGGTGCTGCTGGACGTGGCCCGCTTCCGCTTGGACGCCCGCGCGGCCGGGGTCGACGAGGTGCAGGCCCAGGGCAAGATGATCCGCTTCGCGCACGTGGAGGTGCCGGACTCCGCCGCGATGCGGATGAAGCGACTGTACCCGGGCACGGTGCTCAAGCCCGCCACCCGCCAGGTGCTGGTGCCCCGGCCGATGACCTCCCGCTTCGGCGGCACCGAGCTGCGCGACCACGACCTGCTGGAGTGGGCGCGCGAGGTGCTGCGCGTGCTGGTCCCCGCCGCGGCGGAGCAGATCTCCGCGCCCACGGTGGAGGGCTCGGCGCAGTAGGGTCGGCGCGTGAGCGACTCCACCGACGCGCCGAAGCCCGCGCGAGAGCCTGCGCCGAAGCCCGAGCCCGCCGGTGCCCCGCGCGGCGCCGCCCTGGTGCGCGCCGTCGAGGTGATGGAGGCGCTGCGGGGCCCCGACGGGGACGCCTGGACCCACCAGCAGACCCACGCCTCGCTCGCCCGTTACCTCCTCGAGGAGACCCACGAGGTGCTCGAGGTGATCGACGACCCCGCCGGGCACGGTCCCGGAGCCCTCGCCGACGAGCTCGGCGACCTGCTCTTCCAGATCCTGTTCCACGCCCGGGTGGGCCAGGAGCAGGAGCCCGCGTGGGACGTCGACGACGTGGCCCTCGCTTTCGTCGCCAAGATGGAGCGCCGCAACCCGCACGTCTTCGCCGAGCGTGCCGAGGAGGCGCTCGAGGACCCGTCGGACGTCGAGCAGATCATCGCCCAGTGGCACGCCGTCAAGGCCGCCGAGCGCGCCGCGGCCGGCGCCCGCGAGAAGGGTTGGCTGGAGGGGATCCCCGCCGCGCTGCCCGCGCTGCAGAGGGCCGCCAAGGCCGTGCACCGCGCCCGCTCCGCGGGCCGGCTCGCCGAGCTGCTGGAGGCGGCCGACGGGGCCTGCGGCGACGAGGACGCCGAGGACTGGGGCGGTGATGTGGGCCGCGCGCTGCTGGACCTCGTGGTCGCCGCGGAGTCCCGCGACGTGGACCCCGAGTCCGCGCTGCGCGCCCTGCTGGCGAGGACCGGGAGCCGACTGGGGCCCGCGGCACGGGGCGGGGAGGATCCCGAGGCGGGGACCGGGGACCGCACCGCAGGGGCCACCGCCTAGACTGGCCCGCGGACGGTCAGCGCCGACCGGACGATTCGAACTTCATCACCGAAGGAAGGAACAGCCCATGGCAGCTCTGATCGATGCCGTTCACGCCCGCGAGATCCTCGATTCCCGCGGCAACCCCACCGTCGAGGTGGAGATCCTGCTCAGCGACGACACGGTCGCCCGCGCCGCCGTGCCCTCCGGCGCCTCCACCGGCCAGTTCGAGGCCGTCGAGCGCCGCGACGGCGACAAGGGCCGCTACCTCGGCAAGGGCGTGCTCGACGCGGTCAACGCCGTGGTCGCGGACATCCAGCCGGCGATCCTGGGCATGGACGTCCAGGAGCAGCGCGCGATCGACGCCGCGATGATCGCGCTCGACGGCACCGCCAACAAGGGGACCGTGGGCGCCAACGCGATCCTCGGCGTCTCCCTGGCCGTGGCCCGCGCCGCCGCGGACTCCGCGGGCGTGCCGCTCTACCAGTACGTCGGCGGCCCGAACGCCCACGTCCTGCCCGTGCCGATGATGAACATCCTCAACGGCGGCTCGCACGCGGACTCCAACGTCGACATCCAGGAGTTCATGATCGCCCCGATCGGCGCGGAGACCTTCTCCGAGGCGATGCGCGTGGGCGCCGAGGTGTACCACGCGCTGAAGGCCGTGCTCAAGGAGCGGGGTCTGGCCACCGGACTCGGCGACGAGGGCGGCTTCGCCCCGAACCTCGAGTCCAACCGCGCCGCGCTGGACCTGATCGTCGAGGCCATCGGCCGCGCCGGCTTCGAGGCCGGGAAGGACGTCGCGCTCGCCCTCGACGTCGCCGCCTCCGAGTTCTTCGAGAACGGCGCCTACACCTTCGAGGGGGCGCAGAAGACCGCCGCCGAGATGGTCGACTACTACGCCGAGCTGGTCGACGCCTACCCGCTGGTCTCCATCGAGGACCCGCTGGATGAGGAGGACTGGGACGGCTGGAAGGCCATCACCGAGCGTCTCGGCGCGAAGACCCAGCTGGTGGGCGACGACCTGTTCGTCACCAACCCCGAGCGCCTGGGCCGCGGCATCGCCGAGGGCGCGGGCAACGCGCTGCTGGTGAAGGTCAACCAGATCGGCTCGCTCTCCGAGACCCTCGACGCCGTGGATCTCGCGCACCGCGCGGGCTTCAAGGCCATGATGTCCCACCGCTCCGGCGAGACCGAGGACACCACCATCGCGGATCTGTCCGTGGCCACCAACTGCGGCCAGATCAAGTCCGGCGCCCCGGCCCGCGGCGAGCGCGTGGCGAAGTACAACCAGCTGCTGCGCATCGAGGAGGAGCTGGGGGAGGCCGCCCGCTACGCGGGCGCGTCGGCGTTCCCCCGCTACGCCTCCTGACTCCGCCCAGCGGGAGGCGGTAACCTCCTGGCATGAGCAGCAGACGACCGGGCGCCCCGCGATCGACGAGGCGCCCGGTCCCTGCGTCCGGGGGGCGGCGCACCGGGGGCCGCGGCAGCTCCGGGCCCGGCGCCACGACGCGATCGGGCCCCGCCTCCGGCTCCCGCACGCGCCGCCCGGCGCCCGCGTCCCGCCCTGCCGCGCCGGCCCCGGCCGAGGCCGAGGAGGACGGTCCCGGCATCACCATCACCCGGCGCACCCTCGCACTGGTCGCCCTGGTGGTCGTGGCCCTCGCCGCGCTGGTGCCGACGGTGAACACCTACGTGGCCCAGCGGCAGCAGCTCTCCGAGCTGCGCACCCAGGTGGCCCAGCAGGAGGCGGAGGTCGAGGACCTCCGCGCCCAGGTGGCCCGCTGGGAGGATCCGAGCTACGTGGCCGCCCGGGCCCGCGAGCGCCTGCTGTTCGCGATGCCCGGCGAGACCCAGTACCGGCTCACCGACACCTCCGGGCGGGACGTCCCCCTCACCGAGGCCCAGCAGGCCGCGGAGGAGGCGAAGGAGGGGGAGTGGTTCTCCGTGCTCTGGGAGAGCGTGGAGGGCTCCAGCCGGCTCACCCCCGAGGACATCCCCGACGAGGTCGGCTCCACCGACGAGGACGTCCCCGAGCAGGACCCCGCCGACGACACCGATGACGAGGACACCGATCAGTGACCACACCTGCCCCGCCGTCCCGCGCCGAGACGCCCCTCGCGCCGCTGCCCCACGAGAGCTCCGCCACCGCGGAGGACCTCGAGGTGATGCGCGCGCAGCTGGGCCGTGACATGCGCGGGGTGGTCTCCATCGCCCGGCGCTGCGGCTGCGGCCGACCGGCCGTGGTGCGCACCGCCCCGCGTCTCGAGGACGGCACCCCGTTTCCCACCTCGCTCTACCTCACCCTGCCCTGGCTCACCCTGGAGCTCTCCCGCGTGGAGGGCACCGGGCGGATGGCCGAGCTCACCGAGCGCATCGCGCAGGAGCCGGAGCTCGCCGCCGCGTACCGACGCGCGCACGAGCGCTACCTGGCCCGTCGGGCGGAGATCGGCGAGGCCGAGGAGGTCGCGCACGTCAGCGCCGGCGGCATGCCCACCCGCGTCAAGTGCCTCCACGCCCTGGCCGGCCAGGCCCTCGCCGAGGGGCCGGGCGTCAACCCGATCGCCGACGAGGTGCTGGCGGGCATCGAGGGGGCGGCGCCGGAGCTGGTGTGCCGCTGCGAGGAGACGGAGGAGGAGCGATGAGCGCGCCCGTCGCCGCGATCGACTGCGGCACCAACTCGATCCGCCTGCTCATCGCCCGCCGCGACGAGGCCACCGGAGCGCTGGTGGATCTCGAGCGCCGGCTGGAGATGGTGCGCCTGGGCCTGGGGGTGGATCGCACCGGCCGCTTCGATCCCGTCGCCGTCGAGCGCACCCTGGAGGCCGCCCGCCGCTACCGCGAGCTGATCGTGCACCACGGCGTGCGCACCCAGGACATCCGGTTCGTGGCCACCTCCGCGACCCGCGACGCCTCCAACCGCGACGAGTTCATCGAGGGGATCGAGCAGATCCTCGGCGTGCGGCCCGAGGTGATCACCGGGCAGGAGGAGGCGGCGCTCTCCTTCCGCGGCGCGGTGAGCACGATCGGGGACCTCCCGGAGGGGCCGAGCCTGGTGGTGGACATCGGCGGCGGCTCCACCGAGCTGGTGCTCGGCGTGGGCTCCCCGAGCCACCGCATCAGCCTGGACATGGGCTCGGTGCGGATGACCGAGCGGCACCTGCACACCGATCCGCCTCGTGTGGACGAGATCGCGGCGGCCGTGGCGGACATCGACCACCACCTCGACCGCGCCGAGCAGGAAGTGCCGCTGGGCCGTGCCGCCTCGCTCGTCGGCGTCGCCGGGACGGTGACCACGGTCACCGCCGTGGCGGCCGGGATCGAGGATTATCGTCCCGACGTCACCCACGGGGCCCGGCTGAGCGTGCCCGAGGTGCAGGAGGTCTGCGCCGCGCTGCTGCGCGAGTCCCACGCGCAGCGCTCCCGCCATGCCGTCATCCATCCAGGTCGGATCGACGTGATCGGCGCCGGCGCGCTGATCTGGTCGCGCATCGTCGAGCGCGTCTCCCGCCTGTCCGGGATCGACGCCACCCGCACCAGCGAGCACGACATCCTCGACGGCCTCGCCCTGGACCTGCTCGACCGGGTGCCCTGACCACAGCATTCCCAGTCACTGGGCACTTTTGTGTCCTCGGCGCGACGGACCTATTCTGTGGGCATGACCAATACTTTCGGCGGCAAGCCCCACGTCCTCATCCTGGGAGGCGGATCCGTCGGTCTGACGACCGCCTCCGAGCTGCGCAAGACTCTCGGTGCGGAGGTCTCGATCACCGTCGTCGACCCGCGGCCGTACATGACCTACGCCCCGTTCCTGCCCGAGGTCGGGGCGGGCAGCATCGATCCGCGCAACGTGCTCGCGCCGCTGCGGAAGATCCTGCCGGGGGCGAAGGTCGTCACCGGTTCCGTCTCCGCGATCCGCAGCGCGGAGAACACCGTGGTGGTGGACCTCGAGGACGACGAGAAGCTCGAGATCGCCTACGACTACCTCGTGGTCGGCCTGGGCGCCGTGCCGCGACTGCTGCCGATCCCCGGCCTGGCGGAGAACGCGATCGGCTTCAAGCAGGTCGAGGAGGCCACGGCCGTGCGCGACCGCATCCTCGCGAACCTCGGCGAGGCCGCGACCACCAAGGATCCGGCCGCCCGCAAGCGGCTGCTCACCTTCACCTTCATCGGCGGCGGCTTCGCCGGCGGCGAGGCGGTCTCCGAGGCCGAGGACATGGTGCGCGACGCGCTGCGCTACTACCCCGACCTGCACTCCTCGGACATCCGCTTCGTGCTGGTGGACGGCGCGCCGTTCATCTTCCCCGAGCTCACCGAGGACCAGCGCGCCTACGTGCTGAACCAGCTGCGGGAGCGCGGCATCGAGGTCAAGCTCGAGACCTTCCTCAACTCCGCCGAGAACGGCGTCATCAAGACCAGCGACGGCGACGAGTTCGAGACCGACCTGCTGGTGTGGAACGCCGGCGTCAAGCCCGCTCCGGTGCTCGCCGACGAGGAGTCCTCCGACCTCCCCGTGGTCACCGAGCGCGGCCCGCTGATGGGCAAGCTCGAGGCGCTGCCGGACCTGCGCGTCAACGGCGTCGACGGCCCGTTCGACAACGTCTTCGCGGCCGGCGACTGCGCCGCCGTGCCGGATCTCGCCTCCGGCGAGGGCAAGTTCTGCCCGCCCAACGCCCAGCACGCGGTGCGTCAGGCGAAGCGTCTGGCCGACAACATCGCGCGGTCCGTCCAGGGCCGTCCGCTGGTGGACTACTACCACAAGAACCTCGGCGTGATGGCGACCCTGGGCATGTACAAGGGTGTGGGCCGTCTGCAGCTGGGCGAGAAGGAGATCGACGTGCGCGGCCTCCCGGCCTGGGCCATGGCCCGTGCGTACCACGTCTACGCGATGCCCACCCTGGGTCGGAAGGCCTCCGTCCTCGCCGGCTGGGCGACCACCCTGCTCTCCCGCCGCGACATCATCGGCATCCCGCAGACGGAGACCCCGCGCGCGGCGTTCGAGTACGCCGCGAACGCCGGCAAGAAGAAGTGAGTCGGCGGGGACGTCGCTCGCGCTGACGTCCCCTCCTGCTCCGCGCACGAACGCCGCCGCACTCCGGTGCGGCGGCGTTCGTGCGTCCGGGGTCACGTGGACAGCCTGTGCCCCCGCGCCCGATGAGCGGGTATGCTCGTTCCAGCGCCATATCGCGCAGTTTCCAGCATCAGCAGCATTCACGCGCAGCACCCCGCAGCATCCCGCCGCAGCGGCCGACAGCATCGGCCGCGTGGGCGGCGCTCACCGGGGACCGCCGCCGACGGGCACCTCGGTGGCGGTGGGCGCGTCTCGGGACGGAAGGACGGGACGGGATGGAGATCCACATCGTGGAGGACGGCGCGACGGGCGCGGAGGTCGTCGCGGACCAGTTCGCGCGGACCCTGCGCGAGGCGGGTCCTCGCGGGGCGGTGCTCGGCCTGGCCACCGGCTCCTCGCCGGTCCCGGCCTACACCGAGCTGATCCGTCGCCACCGGGAGGAGGGGCTCTCCTTCGCCGGCAGCAGGGCGTTCCTGCTCGACGAGTACGTGGGCCTGCCGGCCGGGCACCCGCAGAGCTACCACCACTTCATCCGCGAGAACTTCACCTCCCACGTGGACATCGACGACGCCGCCGTGGTCTCCCCGGACGGCACCGCCGCGGATCCCGTCGCAGAGGCCGCCTCCTACGATCGCCGGCTCGTGGAGGCCGGGGGAGTGGATCTGCAGATCCTCGGGATCGGCTCCAACGGGCACATCGCCTTCAACGAGCCCGGCAGCTCGCTCGCCTCCCGCACCCGGGTGGTGGGGCTCACCCGCTCCACCATCGAGGACAACTCCCGCTACTTCGCCAGCGCGGCGGACGTCCCGGTGCGGGCGCTGAGCCAGGGACTGGGCACCATCCTCGAGGCACGCAGGATCGTGCTCACCGCCACCGGCGCGCAGAAGGCGGAGGCGGTGGCGCAGCTCGCGGAGGGCGCGATCAGCGCGCGGTGGCCTGCGACCGTCCTGCAGCTCCACCCCGACGTAGTGGTGGTGGTCGACGAGGCGGCCGCCTCCCGGCTCGAGCTCGCCGAGTACTACCGCTACTCCCGGCGCCTCGAGACCGAGAACCCGCTCACGCCCGTGGCCTGAACCCCCGGCGCGCGACCGGCCCTGCGGCGCGCGCCGGATACGATCTGTCCATGCAGCAGGCAGATCCCTCGACCCCGGCCGCTCCCGCGGCATCCGCCGCGCCCCGCAGCCGGCTCGACCGCTGGTTCGGCATCACCGAGCGCGGCTCCACGGTGGGCCGCGAACTCCGCGGCGGCATGGTCACGTTCTTCTCGATGTGCTACATCGTGGTGCTGAACCCGTTGATCATCGGGACCGTCCCGGACTCCACCGGCATGTACCTGGGCGGCGGCACCGAGCCGAACCTGCCCGCGGTCGCGGCGGGCACCGCGCTCGTCGCGGGCCTGCTGAGCATCCTCATGGGGACCTGGGCGAAGTTCCCGCTCGCGCTGGCGGCGGGCCTGGGCCTGAACGCGTACCTCGCTTACTCGGTGGTCCCGCTGCCCGGCATGACCTGGGGCGGCGCGATGGGCATGGTGCTGCTGGAGGGCGTGGTGATCCTCGTGCTCGTGCTCACCGGCTTCCGCAAGGCGGTGTTCGACGCCGTCCCGGCCTTCCTCAAGACCGCCATCGCCGTGGGCATCGGCCTGTTCATCGCCTTCCTCGGGCTGTTCAACGCGAAGTTCGTGACCACCGCGGCGGGCACCCCGGTGCAACTGGGCAACGACGGCTCCCTCACCGGATGGCCCACGTTCGTCTTCGTCGCCGGCCTGCTCACCATGTTCGTGCTCTGGATCCGGAAGGTCCCCGGCGCGATCCTCCTCGCGATCCTGGGCGCGACCGGGCTCGCACTGCTGATCGAGCGCGTGCTGCACCTGGGCGCGTTCGAGGCCCCGAGCGGGGACGCTCCGGGCAACCCCGACGGCTGGGCGATGAACGTCCCGGCGATCACCGAGTTCCCGGTGCAGATGCCGGACTTCGCCACGCTGTTCACCGTCGACCCCCTCGGCGGGATCACCGCCGCCGGAGTGGTGGGGGCGACCGTGATCGTCTTCTCCCTGCTGCTGGCGGACTTCTTCGACACCATGGGCACGATGGTGGGCGTGGCCAGCGGCGCCGGACTGGTCGAGGAGGACGGCGACATCCCGCACTCCCAGCGCATCCTGGTGGTCGACTCGGTCGCAGCGATCGCCGGCGGCGTGGGCGGCGTCTCCTCGAACACCAGTTTCGTGGAGTCCACCTCCGGCGTCGCCGAGGGCGCGCGCACGGGCCTCGCCTCCGTGGTGGTGGGCATGCTGTTCCTCGCCTCGACGTTCCTCTCCCCGCTGGTGGCGATGGTGCCCTACGAGGCCGCCACCCCGGCGCTGGTGATGGTGGGCTTCCTGATGATGACCCAGGTGAGGGATATCGACTTCACCGATGTCGAGATCGCGGTGCCCTCCTTCCTCACCATCATCCTGATGCCCTTCGCGTACTCGATCACGGTGGGCATGGGCGCGGGCTTCGTGATGTACGTGCTGATCCGGATGGTGCGCGGCAAGGCGCGTGAGGTGCACTGGCTGATGTATCTCATCGCCCTGCTGTTCGTCGTCTACTTCCTGCGCGGCGCGATCGAGGGCCTGCTGCTGTGAGCGACGCGGGGGCCGGATCGTCCGGAGCCGAGGAGAGGACCGGCGGAGCCGAGGTGGGGACGGGCGGGGACGCGGGTCAGGACTCCGCGGAGCTCGCGGCGGATCTGCAGCGCGTGCTGC encodes the following:
- the nagB gene encoding glucosamine-6-phosphate deaminase, with protein sequence MEIHIVEDGATGAEVVADQFARTLREAGPRGAVLGLATGSSPVPAYTELIRRHREEGLSFAGSRAFLLDEYVGLPAGHPQSYHHFIRENFTSHVDIDDAAVVSPDGTAADPVAEAASYDRRLVEAGGVDLQILGIGSNGHIAFNEPGSSLASRTRVVGLTRSTIEDNSRYFASAADVPVRALSQGLGTILEARRIVLTATGAQKAEAVAQLAEGAISARWPATVLQLHPDVVVVVDEAAASRLELAEYYRYSRRLETENPLTPVA
- a CDS encoding NCS2 family permease; its protein translation is MQQADPSTPAAPAASAAPRSRLDRWFGITERGSTVGRELRGGMVTFFSMCYIVVLNPLIIGTVPDSTGMYLGGGTEPNLPAVAAGTALVAGLLSILMGTWAKFPLALAAGLGLNAYLAYSVVPLPGMTWGGAMGMVLLEGVVILVLVLTGFRKAVFDAVPAFLKTAIAVGIGLFIAFLGLFNAKFVTTAAGTPVQLGNDGSLTGWPTFVFVAGLLTMFVLWIRKVPGAILLAILGATGLALLIERVLHLGAFEAPSGDAPGNPDGWAMNVPAITEFPVQMPDFATLFTVDPLGGITAAGVVGATVIVFSLLLADFFDTMGTMVGVASGAGLVEEDGDIPHSQRILVVDSVAAIAGGVGGVSSNTSFVESTSGVAEGARTGLASVVVGMLFLASTFLSPLVAMVPYEAATPALVMVGFLMMTQVRDIDFTDVEIAVPSFLTIILMPFAYSITVGMGAGFVMYVLIRMVRGKAREVHWLMYLIALLFVVYFLRGAIEGLLL